One segment of Stappia sp. 28M-7 DNA contains the following:
- a CDS encoding DUF1513 domain-containing protein, with amino-acid sequence MLWTAIDRRSLLVGGGAALAALALGPDGARAGGAELSEDPLFAAARREADGSHSIVVTGLDGIDRQVIPLPGRGHDVAVCPVSGRCLAFARRPGTFAVSFDVSGARPPVVFEAVPGRHFYGHGAFSPDGRLAFATENDYVANRGVIGVYDLSGDRPQRVGEFWSGGIGPHDILPLPDGRSLVVANGGIETHPNKGREKLNIETMQPNVTVIDRESGTVRGVADLPAHLHKLSLRHMAVGGAGKVWIGGQYEGSLEETPPLMASLDTADGRFLLHDVPDDLRGRLANYVGSVTMSRDGEVVAASCPRAGRILYFSAKTGAFLSSQQRADACGLAALDQGGFLISDGQGSLSESGDRTGAPMLLASGAGISWDNHMVAIDPA; translated from the coding sequence ATGCTTTGGACGGCGATTGACCGGCGGTCCCTGCTCGTCGGCGGCGGGGCTGCCCTGGCGGCGCTGGCGCTCGGGCCGGATGGGGCTCGAGCCGGCGGGGCGGAGCTCTCCGAGGACCCGCTCTTTGCCGCCGCACGGCGGGAGGCCGACGGCAGCCACAGCATCGTCGTGACCGGCCTCGATGGCATCGACCGCCAGGTGATCCCGCTTCCCGGCCGCGGCCATGATGTCGCTGTTTGCCCGGTCAGCGGACGTTGCCTCGCCTTTGCCCGTCGTCCCGGCACGTTCGCCGTCAGCTTCGATGTGTCCGGCGCCCGTCCTCCGGTCGTGTTCGAGGCCGTGCCCGGCAGGCACTTCTACGGCCATGGTGCCTTTTCGCCGGATGGCCGTCTGGCCTTCGCGACGGAGAACGACTACGTCGCGAACCGGGGCGTGATCGGCGTCTACGATCTCAGCGGCGACCGGCCGCAGCGTGTCGGCGAGTTCTGGTCCGGCGGCATCGGTCCGCACGACATTCTGCCCTTGCCCGATGGGCGCAGCCTCGTCGTTGCCAATGGCGGCATCGAGACTCACCCGAACAAGGGGCGGGAAAAGCTCAACATCGAAACGATGCAACCGAACGTGACTGTGATCGACCGCGAAAGCGGCACCGTGCGCGGCGTAGCGGACCTGCCGGCTCATCTGCACAAGTTGTCGCTCCGCCACATGGCGGTGGGGGGCGCAGGCAAGGTCTGGATCGGCGGCCAATATGAAGGAAGCCTGGAGGAGACGCCGCCGCTGATGGCCTCGCTCGATACGGCCGACGGGCGCTTTTTGCTGCATGATGTGCCTGATGATCTGCGCGGGCGTCTTGCCAACTATGTCGGCTCCGTCACCATGAGCCGCGATGGCGAGGTGGTGGCCGCGTCCTGCCCGCGCGCCGGCCGTATCCTCTATTTCTCCGCCAAGACCGGCGCCTTCTTGTCCAGCCAGCAGCGCGCCGATGCCTGCGGCCTTGCGGCGCTCGATCAGGGCGGCTTCCTGATCTCGGACGGTCAGGGCAGCCTCAGCGAGAGCGGGGACCGCACGGGCGCGCCGATGCTGCTCGCCTCCGGAGCCGGCATTTCCTGGGACAATCACATGGTGGCGATCGATCCGGCCTGA
- a CDS encoding glycine cleavage system protein R translates to MSMISLVLTAIADDRPGLVERLSDVIAAHDGNWIESSMSRLAGTFAGLVRVEVPQERVEALETALSQLSVDGIATTLKRSEASHENHGQVARMTVICQDHPGIVHAVAAVLAAKGVSITELETEVSAGSMSGERMFRAQVDVVLPVDLSAGDLSAALETLAGDLMAEIDFSDTV, encoded by the coding sequence ATGTCCATGATTTCGCTGGTTCTCACCGCGATCGCCGATGATCGTCCGGGGCTCGTCGAACGGCTGTCGGACGTGATCGCCGCCCATGACGGAAACTGGATCGAAAGCTCCATGTCCCGGCTCGCCGGCACCTTTGCCGGCCTCGTGCGGGTCGAGGTGCCGCAGGAGCGTGTCGAGGCGCTGGAAACCGCGCTGTCGCAGCTGTCGGTCGACGGCATCGCCACCACGCTGAAGCGCAGCGAGGCGAGCCACGAAAACCACGGCCAGGTCGCCCGGATGACCGTCATCTGCCAGGACCATCCGGGTATTGTGCATGCGGTGGCCGCCGTGCTGGCGGCCAAGGGCGTCAGCATCACCGAACTGGAGACGGAGGTGTCCGCCGGCTCCATGAGCGGCGAGCGGATGTTCCGCGCGCAGGTGGACGTCGTTCTTCCGGTGGATCTGTCGGCAGGCGATCTTTCCGCCGCGCTCGAGACGCTGGCCGGCGACCTGATGGCCGAGATCGACTTCAGCGACACGGTCTGA
- a CDS encoding cupin domain-containing protein, producing the protein MTDTASASALGAAMGVADRTPAGLTLARLDGLELRPAPINPDWVLEGDPQARAVQLASGQDRNANMSVWDCTDGRFNWYFGCDEAVYILEGSVTVTGPDGEVRKLTAGDTAYFPAFNWFEWQVHGYVRKVAFCHDVVPPLARLPLRIYARLSRIKARLYTAAFGSSPDRRRRIS; encoded by the coding sequence ATGACCGACACTGCGTCCGCCAGCGCGCTGGGAGCTGCCATGGGCGTAGCCGACCGCACGCCGGCCGGCCTGACATTGGCGCGCCTCGACGGGCTGGAGCTCCGGCCCGCGCCGATCAATCCGGACTGGGTTCTGGAGGGAGATCCGCAGGCACGCGCGGTGCAGTTGGCCAGCGGGCAGGACCGCAATGCGAACATGTCGGTCTGGGACTGCACGGACGGTCGCTTCAACTGGTATTTCGGCTGCGACGAGGCGGTCTACATCCTGGAAGGATCGGTCACGGTCACCGGTCCGGACGGCGAAGTGCGCAAGCTCACCGCCGGCGACACCGCCTATTTCCCCGCCTTCAACTGGTTCGAGTGGCAAGTGCACGGTTATGTGCGCAAGGTCGCGTTCTGCCACGATGTCGTGCCGCCGCTGGCGCGCCTGCCGCTGCGGATCTACGCCCGCCTGTCGCGAATCAAGGCCCGGCTCTACACCGCCGCCTTCGGTTCGTCGCCGGACCGCCGCCGCCGCATCTCCTGA
- a CDS encoding sirohydrochlorin chelatase, translated as MADVMSETGEKLGLMICGHGSRNRGAVREFAQLAEGLKARFPGWPVEYGYLEFANPVIKDGLDRLREQGCTRILAVPGMLFAAGHAKNDIPSVLNTYQAQHEGLTITYGRELAVDTRMIRAAGDRIREALEKAGDDVPLHETLLMVVGRGASDPDANSNVAKITRMLWEGFGFGWAETCYSGVTFPLVEPGLEHAAKLGYRRIVVFPYFLFSGVLVSRIYNNTDEVAERHPDIEFVKAGYLNDHPQVIDTMADRVTEILQGANLMNCQMCKYREQVLGFEADVGRPQESHHHHVEGLGADAECKLCDDVCTGACEEQATGHHHHHDHGHSHGHHHHGHDHDHHHAHDHDHGHGHHHHGHSHDHGHSHDHGHDHHHPPYPHADHPLGPKSMKKRTT; from the coding sequence ATGGCCGACGTGATGAGTGAGACGGGCGAGAAGCTGGGCCTGATGATCTGCGGCCATGGCAGCCGCAACCGTGGCGCCGTGCGCGAGTTCGCGCAGCTTGCCGAGGGGCTGAAGGCGCGCTTTCCCGGATGGCCGGTGGAATACGGCTATCTGGAATTCGCCAATCCGGTGATCAAGGACGGTCTCGACCGGCTGCGCGAGCAGGGCTGCACTCGCATTCTCGCCGTGCCGGGCATGCTGTTTGCCGCAGGCCACGCCAAGAACGATATCCCGTCCGTGCTGAACACCTACCAGGCCCAGCATGAAGGCCTGACAATCACCTACGGTCGGGAACTTGCCGTCGACACGAGGATGATCCGCGCTGCCGGCGACCGCATTCGCGAGGCTCTGGAAAAGGCCGGCGACGATGTGCCGCTGCACGAGACCCTGCTGATGGTCGTGGGACGCGGCGCGTCCGATCCCGACGCCAATTCCAACGTCGCCAAGATCACCCGCATGCTGTGGGAAGGCTTCGGCTTCGGCTGGGCCGAGACGTGCTATTCCGGCGTCACCTTCCCGCTGGTCGAGCCCGGGCTCGAGCATGCGGCGAAGCTGGGCTATCGCCGCATCGTCGTCTTCCCGTATTTCCTGTTCTCCGGCGTCCTCGTCAGCCGCATCTACAACAACACGGACGAGGTGGCGGAGCGTCATCCGGACATCGAGTTCGTCAAGGCCGGCTATCTCAACGACCATCCGCAGGTGATCGACACCATGGCGGACCGGGTCACCGAGATCCTGCAGGGTGCCAACCTGATGAACTGCCAGATGTGCAAGTACCGCGAGCAGGTGCTTGGCTTCGAGGCGGATGTCGGGCGGCCGCAGGAAAGTCACCATCACCATGTCGAGGGCCTTGGCGCGGACGCCGAGTGCAAGCTGTGCGACGACGTATGCACCGGAGCCTGCGAGGAACAGGCGACGGGTCACCACCACCATCATGACCATGGCCATTCGCACGGCCATCATCATCACGGCCACGACCACGACCATCATCATGCGCATGACCACGATCATGGCCACGGGCACCATCACCACGGGCACAGTCATGACCATGGCCACAGTCATGATCATGGGCACGATCACCACCATCCGCCCTATCCCCATGCGGACCATCCGCTGGGGCCGAAGTCGATGAAGAAGCGGACCACATGA
- a CDS encoding precorrin-8X methylmutase: MSGGRYDYERDPAQIYRRSFSIVREEADLSALPEALHPAAIRIVHACGMPEVVADLAWRGDVAAAVGGALAAGAPVFADVRMVCEGVIRSRLPACNDLVCTLNEPPVPGLARRLGTTRSAAAVDLWRDRLEGAVVVVGNAPTALFHLLERIGEGFPRPAAILGFPVGFVGAAESKEALLESPLGIPCLVLRGRRGGSAIAAAAVNALAAGVPEEDPA; this comes from the coding sequence GTGAGCGGCGGCCGTTACGACTACGAGCGCGATCCCGCGCAGATCTATCGCCGCTCCTTTTCCATCGTGCGCGAGGAGGCGGATCTCTCCGCCCTGCCCGAGGCGCTGCATCCGGCCGCGATCCGCATCGTTCATGCCTGCGGCATGCCCGAGGTGGTGGCGGATCTGGCCTGGCGCGGCGATGTCGCGGCGGCGGTCGGTGGCGCCTTGGCTGCCGGCGCGCCCGTCTTCGCCGATGTGCGCATGGTCTGCGAAGGTGTGATCCGCAGCCGTCTGCCGGCCTGCAACGATCTCGTCTGCACGCTCAACGAGCCTCCCGTGCCCGGTCTTGCCCGGCGTCTTGGCACCACCCGTTCGGCCGCGGCCGTTGATCTGTGGCGCGACCGGCTCGAGGGAGCTGTCGTGGTTGTCGGCAATGCGCCGACCGCGCTGTTTCATCTGCTGGAGCGGATCGGCGAGGGCTTTCCGCGCCCGGCCGCGATCCTCGGCTTCCCGGTCGGCTTCGTCGGCGCGGCGGAATCGAAGGAGGCTCTGCTGGAGAGCCCGCTCGGTATCCCCTGCCTGGTGCTGCGCGGCCGGCGCGGCGGATCGGCCATCGCCGCTGCCGCGGTCAATGCGCTGGCTGCCGGGGTGCCGGAGGAGGACCCGGCATGA
- the cbiE gene encoding precorrin-6y C5,15-methyltransferase (decarboxylating) subunit CbiE translates to MSLDDKARRAPWLTVIGLGEEGVEGLSPIARQALADAKRVFGGARHGELVAPLGIEVETWPSPFHKGLEALLAARGEPVAVLASGDPMWFGVGSTLARSVPVEEMLVLPASSSLSLAAARLGWPLQDIEILSLHGRPIDLLRAVLHPGARVLCLTSGARAAEEIADLLVDEGYGASRLTVLEHLGGPAERILSGSAEGWRGEVAALNVVALEAVAVRDTPLRPRLPGLPDDAFRHDGKITKREVRSVTLARLMPMPGALLWDIGAGSGAVAIEWLRAAPRSRAIALEPDDTRRATARANASALGVPHLDLRPDAAPDGLEGLPAPDAIFLGGGLTATGTLEAALAALRPGGRLVANAVTLESEAILLAAHARHGGELVRIAVSRAGAVGGMTGWRPLMPVTQWSLILP, encoded by the coding sequence ATGAGCCTTGACGACAAGGCGCGACGCGCCCCCTGGCTGACCGTGATCGGCCTCGGCGAGGAGGGTGTCGAGGGACTTTCTCCGATTGCCCGGCAGGCGCTTGCCGATGCGAAACGCGTCTTCGGCGGGGCCCGTCATGGCGAGCTTGTCGCCCCGCTCGGAATCGAGGTCGAGACCTGGCCGAGCCCGTTCCACAAGGGGCTGGAAGCGCTGCTCGCCGCGCGCGGCGAACCCGTTGCGGTGCTGGCGAGCGGCGATCCCATGTGGTTCGGTGTCGGCTCGACGCTGGCGCGCTCCGTGCCGGTGGAGGAAATGCTGGTGCTGCCGGCGTCGTCGTCCCTGTCGCTCGCCGCCGCACGGCTCGGCTGGCCGTTGCAGGACATCGAGATCCTGTCGCTGCATGGCCGTCCGATCGATCTGTTACGCGCCGTTCTTCATCCCGGCGCCAGGGTGCTTTGCCTCACCTCGGGTGCCCGGGCAGCGGAAGAGATCGCCGACCTTCTCGTCGACGAGGGCTATGGCGCGAGCCGGCTGACCGTGCTGGAGCATCTCGGCGGACCGGCCGAGCGGATCCTGTCGGGAAGTGCCGAAGGCTGGCGCGGCGAGGTTGCCGCCCTCAACGTCGTGGCACTCGAGGCGGTCGCGGTGCGCGACACGCCGCTGCGCCCGCGTCTGCCCGGCCTGCCGGACGATGCGTTCCGCCATGACGGCAAGATCACCAAGCGCGAGGTCCGCTCGGTGACGCTCGCCCGCCTGATGCCCATGCCCGGTGCCCTGTTGTGGGATATCGGCGCGGGCTCGGGGGCTGTCGCCATCGAATGGCTGCGCGCGGCGCCCCGCAGCCGGGCCATCGCACTGGAGCCGGACGACACCCGCCGCGCCACCGCGCGGGCGAATGCCTCCGCCCTCGGCGTGCCGCATCTCGACCTTCGCCCCGATGCGGCGCCGGATGGCCTTGAGGGTCTGCCGGCGCCCGATGCGATTTTTCTCGGCGGCGGCCTGACCGCAACTGGCACGCTGGAGGCGGCACTCGCGGCGCTGCGGCCCGGCGGCCGGCTTGTCGCCAATGCGGTGACGCTGGAAAGCGAGGCAATCCTTCTTGCCGCCCACGCCCGCCACGGCGGCGAGCTGGTGCGCATCGCGGTGTCGCGGGCCGGTGCCGTCGGCGGCATGACCGGATGGCGCCCGCTGATGCCGGTGACCCAGTGGAGCCTGATCCTCCCATGA
- the cobI gene encoding precorrin-2 C(20)-methyltransferase — protein sequence MTAGTLYGVGLGPGDPDLITVKAHRLISGAQVVAYPAPDDGESFARSIAAAIIPPSAREIPIVVPMRVERFPAQAVYTRAAEEIGEVLASGTDVVTLCEGDPFFYGSFMYLFERLSRRFPCEIVPGVTSLTACAARLARPLTARNDVLTVIPGPLPDEEIAARIEAAGAIAIMKVGRHLPRLRRLIEGLGLIDHAGYVERATLPAEKAMPLADVTEAAAPYFSMILIYKGDEAWMLPPQSSS from the coding sequence ATGACTGCTGGAACCCTTTACGGCGTCGGCCTCGGGCCGGGCGATCCGGACCTGATTACGGTGAAGGCGCACCGGCTGATCTCGGGCGCGCAGGTCGTCGCCTATCCGGCGCCCGACGACGGCGAGAGCTTCGCCCGCTCCATCGCGGCGGCGATCATCCCGCCGTCCGCCCGCGAGATCCCGATTGTAGTGCCGATGCGCGTCGAGCGCTTCCCGGCACAGGCGGTCTATACCCGCGCGGCCGAGGAGATCGGCGAAGTCCTCGCCTCCGGCACCGATGTTGTGACGCTGTGCGAGGGGGACCCGTTCTTCTACGGCTCCTTCATGTATCTGTTCGAGCGGCTGTCGCGGCGCTTTCCTTGCGAGATCGTGCCGGGCGTGACCTCGCTCACCGCGTGTGCTGCCCGCCTTGCCCGGCCCTTGACCGCGCGCAACGATGTGCTGACCGTCATTCCCGGACCGCTGCCGGACGAGGAGATCGCGGCGCGGATCGAGGCGGCGGGCGCCATCGCCATCATGAAGGTCGGGCGCCACCTGCCGCGCCTGCGCCGTTTGATCGAGGGGCTGGGCCTCATCGATCATGCAGGCTATGTGGAGCGGGCGACGCTGCCGGCGGAAAAGGCGATGCCTCTTGCCGATGTGACGGAAGCCGCCGCCCCCTATTTCTCGATGATCCTGATCTACAAGGGAGACGAAGCGTGGATGCTACCGCCGCAATCCTCGTCCTGA
- the cobJ gene encoding precorrin-3B C(17)-methyltransferase, with the protein MDATAAILVLTPAAEPVARRIAAALPGATLHGLAHRVPGLDVSFAETLNHIRALYQAGTPIVGVCASGILIRALAAVIEDKRSEPPVLAVSEDGASVVPLLGGHRGANSLARQVADALDGHAAVTTQGDTALGVALDSPPKGWWLANPQDAKGIMARLLAGEPVTLKGDAPWISRSRLPLADKAEMEIVASVEAVAPGADRLVYHPRRLVVGVGCARGCPAEELSALVRETLAGAGLAEGAVALVATLDLKADEAAVNALAAQLGVPLRVFPAARLEQEAPRLANPSDVVFAEVGCHGVSEGAALAATGADGSLLVEKRKTANATVAVALAPGPVDQAEAGRPRGRLSVIGIGPGRDDWRTPEASRLLADADEAVGYSLYLDIVAPLIQGKQRHAFPLGAEEERVRFALERAGEGRSVALVSSGDAGIYAMGALVYELLHRDTAEGGVSDAAKRVEVVNAPGISALQAASARIGAVLGHDFCTISLSDLLTPWEAIEQRLKAAAAGDFVVAFYNPVSKRRRTQLAAAREILLGARPADTPVVLGYNLGREGETVTVTTLGELCVDDVDMLTTVLVGSSASRAVMTGSGRPFVYTPRGYAKRIEEKL; encoded by the coding sequence GTGGATGCTACCGCCGCAATCCTCGTCCTGACGCCGGCGGCGGAGCCTGTCGCGCGCCGCATCGCGGCCGCTCTGCCGGGTGCCACGCTGCACGGGCTCGCCCACCGGGTGCCCGGCCTCGACGTTTCCTTCGCCGAGACGCTGAACCATATCCGTGCGCTCTATCAGGCCGGCACGCCCATCGTCGGCGTCTGCGCCTCCGGCATCCTGATCCGCGCGCTGGCCGCCGTGATCGAGGACAAGCGGTCCGAGCCGCCGGTTCTCGCCGTCTCCGAGGACGGGGCGAGCGTCGTGCCGCTGCTCGGTGGCCATCGCGGCGCCAACTCGCTCGCCCGCCAGGTGGCGGATGCGCTGGACGGCCATGCCGCGGTGACGACGCAGGGCGACACGGCGCTGGGCGTTGCGCTCGATTCTCCGCCCAAGGGCTGGTGGCTCGCCAATCCGCAGGATGCCAAGGGCATCATGGCGCGCCTCCTGGCCGGAGAGCCCGTCACTCTCAAGGGCGATGCCCCCTGGATCAGCCGCTCGCGCCTGCCGCTTGCGGACAAGGCGGAGATGGAGATCGTCGCCAGCGTCGAGGCTGTCGCGCCCGGTGCCGACCGTCTCGTCTATCACCCGCGCCGCCTCGTCGTCGGTGTCGGTTGTGCCAGGGGCTGCCCGGCGGAAGAACTTTCCGCGCTGGTGCGCGAGACGCTTGCCGGCGCCGGCCTTGCCGAAGGGGCTGTGGCGCTTGTCGCGACCCTCGACCTCAAGGCGGACGAGGCGGCGGTCAACGCGCTCGCCGCTCAGCTCGGTGTGCCGCTGCGCGTCTTTCCCGCCGCCCGGCTGGAGCAGGAGGCGCCGCGCCTTGCCAATCCCTCGGACGTCGTCTTCGCCGAGGTCGGTTGCCACGGCGTGTCCGAGGGCGCGGCGCTTGCCGCCACCGGGGCCGACGGCTCGCTGCTGGTCGAAAAGCGCAAGACCGCCAATGCAACCGTTGCCGTCGCCCTTGCGCCGGGGCCGGTCGACCAGGCCGAGGCGGGGCGCCCGCGCGGCCGTCTCTCGGTGATCGGCATCGGGCCGGGCCGCGACGACTGGCGCACGCCGGAAGCCTCGCGCCTGCTTGCCGATGCGGACGAGGCGGTCGGATATTCGCTCTATCTTGACATCGTCGCGCCGCTGATCCAGGGCAAGCAGCGTCATGCCTTCCCGCTCGGCGCGGAGGAGGAGCGCGTCCGCTTCGCGCTGGAACGTGCCGGCGAGGGCCGTTCGGTGGCGTTGGTGTCGTCAGGCGATGCCGGCATCTATGCCATGGGCGCGCTGGTCTATGAGCTTTTGCACCGTGACACCGCCGAGGGCGGCGTTTCGGATGCGGCAAAGCGTGTCGAGGTGGTCAACGCTCCCGGCATCTCGGCATTGCAGGCGGCGTCCGCGCGCATCGGCGCGGTGCTCGGCCACGATTTCTGCACCATCTCCCTTTCGGATCTCCTGACCCCGTGGGAGGCGATCGAGCAGCGGCTGAAGGCCGCCGCAGCCGGCGATTTCGTCGTCGCCTTCTACAATCCCGTGTCGAAGCGCCGCCGCACCCAGCTTGCCGCCGCACGCGAGATCCTGCTTGGCGCCCGTCCGGCCGATACGCCGGTGGTGCTCGGCTACAATCTCGGCCGCGAGGGCGAGACGGTGACCGTGACGACGCTCGGCGAGCTGTGCGTCGACGATGTCGACATGCTCACCACAGTGCTGGTCGGCTCGTCTGCCTCGCGCGCGGTCATGACCGGCTCGGGCCGTCCCTTCGTCTACACCCCCCGCGGCTACGCCAAGCGCATCGAGGAAAAGCTGTGA
- the cobM gene encoding precorrin-4 C(11)-methyltransferase yields MTVHFIGAGPGDPDLITVRGLKLIEACPVCLYAGSLVPEAIVAAAPEGARVIDTAPMTLDEIMAEIEAAHARGEDVARVHSGDPSLYGAIAEQIRRLKEKDIPFDVTPGVPAFAAAAAALGQELTVPEIAQTVILTRTTMKSSDMPKGEDLETLGKSGATLAIHLSIRNLREIERQLVPLYGADCPVVVAYRVGWPDQSFIHGTLTDIREKVREAKITRTALIFVGRALQPQADFRDSALYHADHVHVLRPKKKKTTKTEA; encoded by the coding sequence GTGACCGTCCACTTCATCGGCGCCGGGCCCGGCGATCCCGACCTCATCACCGTTCGCGGGCTGAAGCTGATCGAGGCTTGCCCCGTCTGTCTTTACGCGGGCTCGCTGGTGCCGGAGGCCATCGTGGCAGCGGCGCCCGAGGGTGCGCGCGTCATCGACACCGCGCCGATGACACTCGACGAGATCATGGCGGAGATCGAGGCGGCGCATGCGCGCGGCGAGGATGTGGCGCGGGTCCATTCCGGCGATCCTTCGCTCTACGGCGCGATTGCCGAGCAGATCCGCAGGCTGAAGGAGAAGGACATTCCCTTCGACGTGACGCCCGGTGTGCCGGCCTTCGCCGCTGCCGCTGCCGCCCTCGGCCAGGAACTGACCGTGCCGGAGATCGCCCAGACCGTGATCCTCACCCGCACGACGATGAAGTCCTCCGACATGCCGAAGGGCGAGGACCTTGAAACGCTCGGCAAGAGCGGCGCGACGCTGGCGATCCACCTGTCCATCCGGAACCTGCGCGAGATCGAGCGCCAGCTCGTCCCGCTCTACGGTGCCGACTGTCCGGTGGTGGTCGCCTACCGCGTCGGCTGGCCGGACCAGAGCTTCATCCATGGCACGCTCACCGACATTCGCGAGAAGGTGCGCGAGGCCAAGATCACCCGCACGGCGCTCATCTTCGTCGGCCGGGCGCTGCAGCCGCAGGCGGATTTCCGCGACAGCGCGCTTTATCATGCCGACCATGTCCACGTGCTGCGGCCGAAAAAAAAGAAAACGACTAAAACCGAGGCCTGA
- a CDS encoding class I SAM-dependent methyltransferase — METDNPLLQRAYALDGDRERIRDLYADWAGSYDEDTVAGMGYVAPALAAEALAREIGEGAGAVLDAGCGTGLVGLELSRRTKADIDGVDLSPGMLEQASEKGVYRQLAEADLTRPLDLPDNAYDGVVSVGVFTSGHVGPQAIDELARVARPGAPLVVTVHEKVWESDGYPAHLKTMEDRGIARIRAIRDSAYHEKEGYRCKLCLLEAA; from the coding sequence ATGGAGACGGACAACCCGCTCTTGCAACGTGCCTATGCCCTGGATGGCGACAGGGAGCGTATCCGCGATCTCTATGCCGACTGGGCCGGCAGTTACGACGAGGACACGGTCGCCGGCATGGGCTATGTCGCCCCGGCGCTTGCCGCCGAAGCGCTGGCGCGCGAGATCGGCGAGGGGGCCGGCGCCGTGCTGGATGCCGGGTGCGGTACCGGCCTTGTCGGCCTGGAATTGAGCCGGCGTACGAAAGCGGATATCGACGGCGTCGATCTCAGCCCCGGCATGCTGGAGCAGGCCTCAGAGAAGGGCGTTTACCGGCAGCTTGCCGAGGCGGATCTGACCCGTCCGCTGGATCTGCCCGACAATGCCTATGACGGGGTGGTGAGCGTCGGCGTCTTCACCAGCGGCCATGTCGGACCGCAGGCCATCGACGAACTGGCGCGTGTTGCGCGTCCCGGCGCGCCGCTTGTCGTGACCGTGCACGAGAAGGTCTGGGAGAGCGACGGCTATCCGGCGCATCTCAAGACGATGGAAGACAGGGGCATCGCCCGCATCCGTGCCATCCGCGATTCGGCCTATCACGAAAAGGAAGGCTATCGCTGCAAGCTCTGCCTGCTCGAGGCCGCCTGA